The sequence ATTGCTGTCCGATCAAAGCATCGGGTAGGGGTAGGGGTGGCTGACTTTCTATTAGCACAGAGGGATTGGGGCCAACAGGTACGAAGCCGGGGTAGTGTGGATATACCTCTTCCATCCGACATCTGAGCCAACGATTGAGGTTAAATGTGCGGCGGCTGGGGTAAGCTGGGATACCCAAATCTTCGCAGGCTTTGGTAATCATATTAGTCATCTGGACGCGGAAAAAGCGGATTTTTTGGGGGGGTTGCCCAGATTGAGCGATCGCTTCCTCCAAAGCCGTCCGCAACCAAACAGAATTTACCTGCTGATTGGAACAAAACTTAGCATACCGGAAGATGGACTCAGGCTCCTCTACCACATCTTGGGGGCTATCGCATATCAGCACTTCCCATAATTTTTTCTTGTTCTCGTCCAGAATGGGCTTTGAATAATAGTCAAGCTCCCATATTTTGCCCATAAGTTTTTGCGATTTTTATTTAGACTATTGCCGATTTGGCATGATATCAGGTTATCAGCTTCTGGTTGTTCCTAATTCGGATGAGATTGGCGATCGCCTCAACTAATTCTACTGGCTCGACTGGCTTAGAAATATGCCGCCCAAACCCCGCTTCCAGAGCCTTTGTGCTGTCTTCTGCCCTAGCATACGCAGTTACGGCAATGGCTGGAATAGCTCTCCCTTGTGGCGACTCTAAGGCTCTCACTCGGCG is a genomic window of Argonema galeatum A003/A1 containing:
- a CDS encoding Tab2/Atab2 family RNA-binding protein, producing the protein MGKIWELDYYSKPILDENKKKLWEVLICDSPQDVVEEPESIFRYAKFCSNQQVNSVWLRTALEEAIAQSGQPPQKIRFFRVQMTNMITKACEDLGIPAYPSRRTFNLNRWLRCRMEEVYPHYPGFVPVGPNPSVLIESQPPLPLPDALIGQQWAFVTLEASAFAEMPEWDISFKEAFPLQARGVTPDSLIPGLIIFSSRAMPLAAWISGLELACLKFDSVTPARLLLETGVSDRWILANIKDAATIAEAKGFEEAKQKAQNVHFLAVQSDRQAESFAGFWLLQDDIA